tggcTTACTGTTGCTCAACCTTTcaattcatcaaaaaaaaagggaaaaagaaagacagaaagaaagaaaatcacaCAACTCACAGGTAAATCGATCAAACACATCTAATAGCGCATTATTTTTATGCTCACCAAGGCATATCCACATCTATACACATGAAACTAATAATAGCACGGAAATAAACCCCCATGGCATAAAAAGATTCAGTTTTGATAAAACCCCAATAAAATAGTAAGAGGGGTTGAAGATTAGGCAACCTTTCTTGGCCAGCAGTGTCCCAAATCTGAGCTTTGATAACCTTGGAGTCTACGTTAAGACTTCTAGTAGCAAACTCCACACCAATAGTGGACTTAGACTCGAGATTAAACTCATTCCTGGTGAATCTTGAAAGCAGATTGGATTTGCCAACCCCTGAATCACCTATTAGCACTAGCTTGAACAGGTAATCATACTCATCTTCAGCTCTGTAGCGTGCCATAACTGATATATCTGGCTCTCCTTTTCTTTCAGTAGGTGTTGTGTGTGTGAATTTCTCTGTTCCACCAGTATTGGTTAGTAGTGGTGGTGACGGATGTTGGTTAGGCAGCTGAGTCTTTTTTGAAAAAGGAGGTTTGAAGTGGGAAGGAAATGGTAGAGACTGTTGTCGGGGGATTTGCCTAGATTCCTGCTTCCAGAATTGAAAGAAATCAGCCAATATTAATTTACATCTTTACCCTTTAATTTTATATCCTCAACATTCAATGATTCAACAAAGAGTAAATCCttgggctctctctctctctctctctctcttaatgaTGAATATGTTTGGATAacagatatttgggataatttttttttaagaaaatactGTATTAGTTGTTTGATATGATGTccgtaaaataaaataattattaaaaaatatgttgatgATGCAATCAAATAAATGGCTATTTAAACAAATTCAACATTTTTTGTGTACACGATTTTAGATATATGCAccctttattttcttaaaactaATCTTCTAATAGAAAATTTcttaagaaaaaagagaaattacTATTAGAATTTTTGAGTTTGATAGATATCTTTCTTTCTGTTTTAATACAATATTTTACGACTGATCCTACATTAAGAGGAGAGGGGGGGATAGAGATGGATCCAACTAAGCTATTGTAAATTcggaaggatttttttttttagtacaaCATTTTTACAATTGATCCTACATTAGAGGAAGAAGAGAGGGGAAAAGAAATGGACCCAACTAAACCATTGAAATTTcaaaaaggaattttttttattgcaataTTTTTACAATTGATCGTATATTAAGGGAAGAGGGGAGAGGAATGAAGATGGATTGAGCTAAACTATTGAGAATTTGGAAAATCCTAAATGGAAAATGTAGGCAATGAATTTTGAATTCGTTACCTATACCAAGGAAGAACTTTCacttcttagttttttttttttttatgtattctTTAagacttttttcttcttttcactTTTGAAATATACTTTTGCAAGTTTATAAGAATTCATATTCCCAATTCTGCCAATTGACTCCTTGCTAATTCCATTGACTTATTAAGTACATGAAACCATTTAACTTCATGGGTGATCAATAGAAAAGTCAAACGCAATTTGGAGTAATTGTGTGTACTAGTAAAATTGTAGGACACAAAAAGCACTAATATCATGACTCTCCACTAAATACATTAGGATCactctttcaaaaaaaaaaaaaaaaaaaaaagaaagaacactAGGATCACCTATGACACCATGTATTTCAAGAAATCTCCATTATGTGTTTCTGAAAATTGAAAGTAGAGCCTCATGGAGAGTAACTTGTATGCATTTGGGAAAGAATAATTACGTAGCAACAAAATTGTAATAATGTAGAACAACTCACTCtatagtgtgtgtgtgtgcagaGATCTCATGTTTATCAGTCTTGTTTTAGCTGTATATTTTAGAGATATGTGGTGGATATTAGTCTCAAACTCTAGCTCTGCTTTTGCTTTAATATAATGTGATGCTTTGCTTGTCATATTCTGGTTGATAAAAGCCAAATGCGTGATAGCCAGATAAGCCATGCAtgcctttctctctctctttttttttttttttttgtagtgcTTAATTCTTCGGTAAGCAGTTGCTAGTATCGAATTGCGTAGACACCATTTTAAGATGAGTCGTAACAAGTTGATGCAGCTAAGCGGAGCCCAGTTGTTAAATGCAAGCCATGGATGAGGTTAAAGTCCATTAATTCTCTGTGGACAAACTGGTGCAATATGCCCAAAATAAGCACCGCATTCACTGGCCCAATTTGATTGCATTAGCTGCAGCATGCATGCAGTATCCAGCTGTAGTTGTCTGTCTCACTTAATATATCTCAAATAAGGGTGCTGTCGAGTTGAGTTATACCTGAGCTCGACTTGATTCACACCCAAATTCGAGTATATATCCGTTCAAGACATATAGCTTGTGCTCGAGCTCGATTCGATAAGGTTCGAGTAGATTAACTCGAAAGCTCGATCTCTTACTTAGAATTCAGAgacccaaaattttcaaaattcacaGCCTTTATTTCACAAGATTCATTGCATTTCAAATGTAAAGAGCTGCACAGCAGACAGGAGCCCTCTGAATTTGTTGGGGCTATCAAGATCTTTGGTCAAAGATTACTACTAGTACTAATTTGCTCTTGGCACCATAGGTGGCTGATCCTGCAAGTCCGGAAACCTGTCTTTGAAAATGCGCCACGTGTCAAGCTGAGATGGACAGCCAGCTGGCAAAGTTAAATCAAAACACGCATCCCAAGGGATGGTTTCAAAAAACTTTCCAAGCTGTCGTCCGTACGCTCACAGGCCGAGGGTTGACCCAACAAAACAAACGCCGAGTCCACTTAAATCAAATGCCAAACGTGTCATATTGCCCAGCCCAAACGTGCAGCGCACGTGGTCATTCACCGCGTGCTCCCCACAGCTGGCGTTTTAGTCCGGAATTCTAAGTCGGCTGGCTAAACCTTATCCTCCTCCTTTTTGGAGCTGTGATAAATCCACCCGGATTTCATCAAACCAGCTCTTAATCTAAACTTAATAATATCTTTTTGCATATAATgacgtcttttttttttggcgtttTGAGCAGCCATCATTTTCAAGATTGATGGCTGAGTAATTGAATACTCTAATCTCTTCTACCCTACACAACGAAGAAAATCTCCTAGCTGATTAATATATTGTATGATGAGACAAATAAGGGGACAATAAATGATATTAAagttagaaaaatgatttattaAGTGACTTTATAacgattttttaatttttgacacGTGAACATATCGTATTACAATAGGGTGAAGTTTAACTCTTAAAATTAATGATACATATAATAATTATGGAAAATATTGAATGAATTATTTAATAGTAATGCAAGTATTAGATTTTCATCATAAAATAAAATCCGTTATGACTGCAAACAAAATAGTAAGGGGAATGACAAAAATTCATGCCCATGGTAAGTTTTAGAGTGTAATACAccatttgagaaaaaaaaaatttgtctgtattataaatgcatttttcgttcactttttttaatcatcttttatcaaaatatttcaattatgaACTTTATTCCATAATGCACATTTACAGTAAAACAGCATTCACAATATTGAAACAAATGTGATCAAAAGTATTTCTATTGTATATTTTTTAGTTCTGCAGTGTGTACCTGTCTTGGTTTTATTGGCTTGTGACATAAGTTGAGTACTGTGGTGTGATACCAGAGAtccttttatttctttgcacgttttgttccaaaaaagaaaaaaaaaattcaatatgaaataaattattttgctCTGAAATATTCATTTTCCAGGGCCACCTTGCACTCTTTCTGGAGATCACttatatcatatatatatatatacatctctatatatatatatatatatatatatatatatatatacacatttcATGCAAAGTCCATAATTATTTTCTATAGTTCTTTGAAATAGACCCAAATTTGACCCCAATACACCTCCAAAGATCAAAGCTTTCTCCCCGAAAAGATTCAAAAGATTCACCTGATTTAATAACAGAGGTCAGTTTCGCTTCTCAATTTCAGGATGTCTTTCATCCTTTTTCAATTTGAGTTTTGCAAATTTAGGGCTTTTGATAATTGGGCTTTCTCTTGTTCACGTTTTTCTCAGTTGGGCTTTGCTTAGATCACTAATTTATTCAATTACAGTAAACGGGTTTCTCTTTAATTGGCTTGATGTCTTGCTTTCTTCATCTTCTAGTGCATTTGTTGAATTTTTAGTTATAATTTAGTGTAGATTGTTTCTGAATTGATTCTTTTATGTGAAAAAGGTGTTCTTGGGCTCGTGCAGATAATTGAAAACTATCAATTTGAGGGGAAAAGAAGAATTTTGAGTTGTGGGGTTTAGGTTGGCGACTTTTGTTCTGAATTTTTTTGGGGAGATAATACAGAACCTTGGAAAAATGTTGTCAAGATCGTATACTAATCTCTTAGATTTGGCATCCGGGAATATTCCGGTAATGGGTAGAGAGAAGGAAAGGAGAAGGTTTCCTAGGGTCATGACCGTGCCCGGAAGTATATGTGAGCTAGATGATGACCAGGCGCATAGTGTTGCGTCGGATAATCCGTCTTCAATAGCTGGTGATAGGATGATAGTTGTGTCAAATCAGTTGCCATTGAAAGCTAAGCGAAGACCTGATAATAAAGGATGGAGCTTTACTTGGAATGAGGATTCATTGCTTCTGAGGCTTAAAGATGGTTTGCCAGAAGATATGGAAGTGCAATACGTTGGGTCACTGTGCGTTGATGTTGATCCAATTGAACAAGATGATGTTGCCAATTATCTTTTGGAAAAATTTAAATGCGTGCCAACTTTTCTTCCGCCGAATATTGTGGAGAAGTATTACAACGGTTTCTGCAAGAAGCAGTTGTGGCCGCTCTTTCACTACATGCTGCCATTTTCTGCTGATAATGGAGGGCGGTTTGATCGTTCCATGTGGGAAGCATACGTGTCGGCCAACAAGATATTTTCGCAGAGAGTGATTGAGGTGCTAAATCCTGAGGATGACTTTGTTTGGATTCATGATTATCATTTAATGGTGTTGCCCACTTTCTTGAGGAGGCGCTTTACTCGATTGAGGATGGGGTTCTTCCTCCACAGTCCATTTCCTTCATCAGAGATATACAGGACACTTCCTGTTAGAGAAGAGATTCTTAAGGCTTTACTTAATTGTGATCTTATTGGTTTTCATACTTTTGACTATGCCCGGCACTTCCTCTCTTGTTGTAGTCGCATGATGGGCTTGGAGTATTTATCAAAAAGGGGTTATATAGGGTTGGATTACTTTGGTAGGACCGTTGGTATTAAAATCATGCCCGTTGGAATACATATGGGCCATGTTGAATCAGTGATGAAACTTGCTGATAAGGAGATGAGGTATGAAGAGCTGAAGAAGCAATTTGAAGGGAAAACCGTGTTGCTTGGGGTCGATGATATGGATATCTTCAAAGGCATCAATTTGAAAATCCTAGCTATGGAGAATATGCTCAAGCAACATTCGAAATGGCAAGGAAGGGCAGTGCTGGTTCAGATTTTAAATCCTGTTAGAGGAAGAGGGTTGGACTTGGAGCAAATACAGGCTGAAATACAGGAAAGCTGCAACAGGATCAATGAGAAATTTGGAAAGCCTGGATATCAACCTGTTGTTCTAATTGACAGGCCTGTGCCCATCTCAGAGAGAATGGCTTATTACAGGATTGCTGAGTGTGTTGTGGTTACTGCAGTAAGGGATGGGATGAACCTGACCCCATATGAATACATTGTTTGTAGACAGGGAATACCTGGTGCAGAAGCAGGCTCAGATTTGAGTGGAACCAAAAAGAGCATGCTGGTTGTTTCAGAATTCATTGGGTGTTCTCCTTCCCTTAGTGGGGCAATACGAGTCAACCCATGGAATGTTGAAGCAACTTCTGAGGCACTGAATGAGGCTATATCAATGTCTGACCAAGAGAAAGAACTGCGACATGAGAAGCATTATCGTTATGTAAGTACGCATGATGTGGCATATTGGGCAAGAAGCTTCCTGCAAGACTTGGAGAGGACATGTGCCGATCATTTTAGGAAGAGATCTTATGGCATAGGTTTGGGATTCGGGTTCAGAGTTGTAGCTCTGGATCCTAACTTTAGAAAGCTTTCAATTGATGATATTGTGTCAGATTACACTAAGGCTCAGCATAGGGCCATATTGTTGGACTATGACGGGACTGTAATGCCTCAAAATTCCATCATCAAAACTCCAAACCCTGAAGTGCTCTCTATCTTGAACACAATCTGTGGGGATCCAAATAATGTGGTCTTCATAGTCAGCGGAAGGGGGAGGGACAGCTTAAGCAGATGGTTTGAGCCTTGCAAACAGCTGGGACTTGCAGCTGAACATGGCTACTTCTTAAGGTTTGGTTTCCTAGAACGtgtttttctggtttcaaattttcattgacATCTTTTATGGCTTCAGATGTTCCATTGGTGCTGTCTTGTGTCcgaattgatgccttgaaatgGTTTTACACTGAAACTTCACATAGTTATCGTCTATATTTGCTAATAATATATATAGAAGTATTCTTCTGATTGACAATTTGTTGTTCTTTATACTTGTCCTGGTAAGTAGGTTTACTGTTCACTCTCTTTTGGGAATCCAATTGGAAGGCACTTATGAAGTTAATGAAGAAATGTGGTCAAAATTGATTCTGAGGGGCTTCTGGTTTTAAGCTTTGTGTCTTTAGGGTTTAATGGGGTTAGGTAAATA
The DNA window shown above is from Coffea arabica cultivar ET-39 chromosome 5e, Coffea Arabica ET-39 HiFi, whole genome shotgun sequence and carries:
- the LOC113688379 gene encoding probable alpha,alpha-trehalose-phosphate synthase [UDP-forming] 7 gives rise to the protein MLSRSYTNLLDLASGNIPVMGREKERRRFPRVMTVPGSICELDDDQAHSVASDNPSSIAGDRMIVVSNQLPLKAKRRPDNKGWSFTWNEDSLLLRLKDGLPEDMEVQYVGSLCVDVDPIEQDDVANYLLEKFKCVPTFLPPNIVEKYYNGFCKKQLWPLFHYMLPFSADNGGRFDRSMWEAYVSANKIFSQRVIEVLNPEDDFVWIHDYHLMVLPTFLRRRFTRLRMGFFLHSPFPSSEIYRTLPVREEILKALLNCDLIGFHTFDYARHFLSCCSRMMGLEYLSKRGYIGLDYFGRTVGIKIMPVGIHMGHVESVMKLADKEMRYEELKKQFEGKTVLLGVDDMDIFKGINLKILAMENMLKQHSKWQGRAVLVQILNPVRGRGLDLEQIQAEIQESCNRINEKFGKPGYQPVVLIDRPVPISERMAYYRIAECVVVTAVRDGMNLTPYEYIVCRQGIPGAEAGSDLSGTKKSMLVVSEFIGCSPSLSGAIRVNPWNVEATSEALNEAISMSDQEKELRHEKHYRYVSTHDVAYWARSFLQDLERTCADHFRKRSYGIGLGFGFRVVALDPNFRKLSIDDIVSDYTKAQHRAILLDYDGTVMPQNSIIKTPNPEVLSILNTICGDPNNVVFIVSGRGRDSLSRWFEPCKQLGLAAEHGYFLRWSQHKDWETCGQNSEFGWMQIAEPVMKSYTEATDGSCIEKKESALVWQYGDADPDFGYSQAKEMLDHLESVLANEPVSVKSGQHIVEVKPQGVSKGSVAERIFTSMAEKGKQADFVLCIGDDRSDEDMFEIIGTAISRNILSYKAEVFACTVGQKPSKAKYYLDDPSEVINMLDSLADATHTPVTSEDETEDSS